The Thermoanaerobaculia bacterium nucleotide sequence CGGGCGCTTCTACGACAACGACATCCACGCCGTCTTCGACCGTTGGGCCGACGGTCTCCGGGCGGCGGGGGTGACGCGGGTGTCGGGCGACCTGCTCCTGAACGCGACGTTCTTCGACGACGAGTACCGCAACCCCGGCTGGCCCTCGGGACAGGAAGCCCGCTGGTACGAGGCGCCGATTTCCGCCCTCTCCTTCAACGACAACTGCATCTCCGTTTCGGTGCGGCCAGGCACGAGGCCGGGGGCTCCCGCCTCGGTCCGCTTCCAGCCTCCGACCCGGTTCCTGCAGGCGGTTTCCTCGGCGCGGACCGTGGCGTCGCACCGGGGCGCCCGCGTGGCCGTCGCCCGGCGCGCGGGGAGCAACGTGGTCACGGTCGCGGGGACGGTGCCCTTCGCTTTCGGCGGCTGGTCGACCGTCATCGCGATCGACGATCCGCCCCGCTATTTCGGCACCGTGCTCAAGGAGCGGCTCGCCGAGGACGGGATCATCGTCGACGGGGACGTGCGTCTGAGCGCGGTGAAGCCGGACGCGACCTGGGCGACGGTCGCGACGACGTCCTCCGACATCCTCCCGTCGATCGCCGTCGCCAACAAGAGGAGCCAGAGCTTCTACGCGGAGCAGATCTTCAAGACGCTCGCCGCGGAGAAGGGACACGCCGGCTCCTGGGCCGAGGCGGTCCGGCTCGAGAAGGAATTCCTGAAATCCCTCGGGCTCGATCCGTCGCGCTACGACCTGCACGACGGAAGCGGGCTGAATCCGCAGAACCGCGTCGCGGCGCTCGACATCGTCCGCTTCCTGAAGGCGATGGCGGCTTCGCCGCTGGCCGACGACTGGGTCCCCACGCTCGCGATCTCCGGAGACGGAGCCGGCACTCTCCGCCACCGCTTCCGTGACCACTCGGTGCGCGGGCGGGTGTACGCGAAGACGGGGAGCCTCGACCACGTCAACTCGCTCGCCGGGTACGCGACGGCCGCCTCGGGCCGGAGCTACGTGTTCGCGATCGTCCTGAACGGCCGGCGGGTCAACGACGGGACCGGGCATGCCTACGAGGACCGGATCCTCCGCGCGCTGCTCGTGAACGGCTAACTCCCGCTTGGCCGCTCCCGCCCCGCTGGAC carries:
- the dacB gene encoding D-alanyl-D-alanine carboxypeptidase/D-alanyl-D-alanine-endopeptidase, which encodes MKQKFLALAASLTLCSGIAAAEAPGGLRAALDRAARKAPAAPPGVSIAIAEESGDGPILFGVNAGEPLTIASVSKTFSTAASLANLGKNYQFKTVLYRSGTVANGLLSGSLLVVGGGDPNLSGRFYDNDIHAVFDRWADGLRAAGVTRVSGDLLLNATFFDDEYRNPGWPSGQEARWYEAPISALSFNDNCISVSVRPGTRPGAPASVRFQPPTRFLQAVSSARTVASHRGARVAVARRAGSNVVTVAGTVPFAFGGWSTVIAIDDPPRYFGTVLKERLAEDGIIVDGDVRLSAVKPDATWATVATTSSDILPSIAVANKRSQSFYAEQIFKTLAAEKGHAGSWAEAVRLEKEFLKSLGLDPSRYDLHDGSGLNPQNRVAALDIVRFLKAMAASPLADDWVPTLAISGDGAGTLRHRFRDHSVRGRVYAKTGSLDHVNSLAGYATAASGRSYVFAIVLNGRRVNDGTGHAYEDRILRALLVNG